From Roseisolibacter agri, a single genomic window includes:
- the dnaB gene encoding replicative DNA helicase produces the protein MPVEFSIAPPPRVDPYRDRRPPYTEEAEQAVLGAMLLDQDAILRAGEHVDDTMFYREGHRRIFRAMLSISERGAVVDPLTLSDELARRGELEASGGKDYIAFLVDAVPTAANVEYHAKIVREKATLRRLIEVSTGIVSEAFEGRRLANELLDEAEAKIFQIGEQQNSGNFTRIKELLWPAMEKIEAQSKAGNAVTGVATGFRDLDEMTSGFQPSDLVIVAARPSMGKCLAHDAEILLEDGSVATIEEIHRGRRGRVLTLGKGWKFSATWPSAYVDDGMKPVFRVRTRLGRTIETTITHPFLTADGWRPLAEIGVGTRVAVPRELPVFGAQPMRDAEVRLLGYLLGDGGLTGTTPRFTNTDPRVLADFRDAVTAFGGVEVTEDARPERATTLSVRGGPRGSRMPNPLTGWLTALGVWGCGAREKHVPTPVFTLPREQLAVFVNRLFATDGWATVLASGQAQLGFASVSERLARQVQHLLLRFGVVASLRRRTVRYRDERRIAWQLDVTDARAIRTFAREIGIFGKEAALDAAVEATERRRYQTNRDLIPAEIWEQLREATGDESWASLAGRAGIAGESNVHVGTRALSRARLEAFALALDDAPLRELSGSQVYWDEIVEIESVGIKQVYDLTIPETHNFVANDVCVHNTAFTLNIAQHVAITEQKSVAFFSLEMSKDSLVQRMLTSEARIDAQTLRKGRLRDDDYPRLARAAGILSHAPVFIDDTPGISVLEMRSKARRLKSDHGLDLIIVDYLQLMTGPSAENRQQEVSQISRGLKALAKELSVPVVALSQLSRAVDSRAGAEKGRPVLSDLRESGAIEQDADLIMFLFREEVYAERENGVLKDPSVEGKAEVIIGKQRNGPIGSVPLFFHKQYTRFEGLARQQYHGE, from the coding sequence TTGCCCGTCGAATTCTCGATCGCCCCGCCGCCGCGGGTTGACCCGTATCGCGACCGCCGCCCCCCGTACACCGAGGAGGCGGAGCAGGCGGTGCTGGGCGCCATGCTGCTCGACCAGGACGCGATCCTGCGCGCCGGCGAGCACGTCGACGACACGATGTTCTACCGCGAGGGCCATCGGCGGATATTCCGCGCGATGCTCTCGATCTCCGAGCGCGGCGCGGTCGTCGATCCGCTGACGCTGAGCGACGAGCTGGCGCGCCGCGGCGAGCTGGAAGCGAGCGGCGGCAAGGACTACATCGCGTTCCTCGTGGACGCGGTGCCGACCGCCGCGAACGTCGAGTACCACGCGAAGATCGTCCGCGAGAAGGCGACGCTCCGGCGCCTGATCGAGGTCTCGACCGGTATCGTCTCCGAGGCGTTCGAGGGCCGCCGTCTGGCCAACGAGCTGCTCGACGAGGCCGAGGCGAAGATCTTCCAGATCGGCGAGCAGCAGAACTCCGGGAACTTCACCCGGATCAAGGAGCTCCTCTGGCCCGCGATGGAGAAGATCGAGGCGCAGAGCAAGGCGGGCAACGCCGTCACGGGCGTGGCCACCGGCTTCCGCGACCTCGACGAGATGACGTCGGGCTTCCAGCCGTCGGACCTCGTGATCGTCGCGGCTCGCCCGTCAATGGGCAAGTGCCTCGCGCACGACGCCGAGATCCTCCTCGAGGACGGCAGCGTCGCGACCATCGAGGAGATCCATCGCGGTCGTCGCGGCCGCGTGCTCACGCTCGGCAAGGGATGGAAGTTCTCGGCGACGTGGCCGAGCGCGTACGTCGACGACGGGATGAAGCCGGTCTTTCGCGTCAGGACGCGCCTGGGTCGCACGATCGAGACGACCATCACGCACCCGTTCCTGACGGCCGACGGCTGGCGTCCGCTCGCGGAGATCGGCGTCGGGACGCGCGTGGCGGTGCCGCGCGAGCTCCCGGTCTTCGGCGCGCAGCCGATGCGCGACGCCGAGGTGCGCCTGCTCGGCTACCTGCTGGGCGACGGCGGCCTCACGGGCACCACGCCGCGCTTCACGAACACGGACCCGCGCGTGCTCGCCGACTTCCGCGACGCGGTGACGGCGTTCGGCGGCGTGGAGGTCACGGAGGACGCACGGCCGGAGCGCGCGACGACGTTGTCGGTGCGCGGCGGCCCTCGCGGCTCGCGCATGCCCAACCCGCTCACCGGCTGGCTCACGGCGCTGGGCGTGTGGGGCTGCGGCGCGCGTGAGAAGCACGTCCCGACACCGGTCTTCACGCTGCCGCGCGAGCAGCTCGCCGTCTTCGTGAACCGGCTGTTCGCCACGGACGGCTGGGCCACGGTGCTCGCGAGCGGTCAGGCGCAGCTGGGCTTCGCGTCGGTGAGCGAGCGTCTCGCGCGCCAGGTGCAGCACCTGCTGCTGCGCTTCGGCGTCGTGGCGTCCCTGCGCCGGCGCACCGTGCGCTATCGCGACGAGCGCCGCATCGCGTGGCAGCTCGACGTCACCGACGCGCGCGCCATCCGTACCTTCGCGCGCGAGATCGGCATCTTCGGCAAGGAGGCGGCGCTCGACGCGGCCGTCGAGGCGACGGAGCGTCGCCGCTACCAGACGAACCGCGACCTGATCCCGGCGGAGATCTGGGAGCAGCTGCGCGAGGCGACGGGCGACGAGAGCTGGGCGTCGCTCGCGGGTCGCGCTGGGATCGCCGGCGAGTCGAACGTGCACGTGGGCACGCGCGCCCTCTCGCGCGCCCGCCTGGAGGCGTTCGCGCTCGCGCTGGACGACGCGCCGCTGCGCGAGCTGTCCGGCAGTCAGGTGTACTGGGACGAGATCGTCGAGATCGAATCGGTCGGCATCAAGCAGGTCTACGACCTGACGATCCCGGAGACGCACAACTTCGTGGCGAACGACGTGTGCGTGCACAACACGGCGTTCACGCTCAACATCGCGCAGCACGTGGCGATCACGGAGCAGAAGAGCGTCGCGTTCTTCTCGCTGGAGATGAGCAAGGACTCGCTCGTGCAGCGCATGCTCACGTCCGAGGCGCGCATCGACGCGCAGACGCTCCGCAAGGGCCGCCTGCGCGACGACGACTATCCCCGCCTCGCGCGCGCGGCGGGCATCCTGTCGCACGCACCCGTCTTCATCGACGACACGCCCGGCATCTCGGTGCTCGAGATGCGCTCCAAGGCGCGGCGCCTGAAGTCGGACCACGGGCTCGATCTGATCATCGTCGACTACCTGCAGCTGATGACCGGCCCGTCGGCCGAGAACCGCCAGCAGGAGGTGTCGCAGATCTCGCGCGGCCTGAAGGCGCTGGCCAAGGAGCTGAGCGTCCCCGTGGTCGCGCTGTCGCAGCTCTCGCGCGCGGTCGACAGCCGCGCGGGCGCGGAGAAGGGACGCCCGGTGCTCTCCGACCTCCGCGAGTCGGGCGCCATCGAGCAGGACGCCGACCTGATCATGTTCCTCTTCCGCGAGGAGGTCTACGCGGAGCGCGAGAACGGCGTCCTCAAGGACCCGAGCGTCGAGGGGAAGGCCGAGGTGATCATCGGCAAGCAGCGCAACGGCCCGATCGGCAGCGTGCCGCTCTTCTTCCACAAGCAGTACACGCGCTTCGAGGGCCTCGCGCGCCAGCAGTACCACGGGGAGTAG
- a CDS encoding ComF family protein encodes MGGRRRAPRGIVLSAPAALAAAVTDAFLDLLLPRHCAACGRAVERGRAEPICGRCWAALPRLANPQCERCGHPTRVRDLPAAAQPRRCRWCDLLPPYVRAVRSVCWVPEGAGGALVHACKYEDWPAVATGMARRMAALEWPRDVGDERAALVPVPLARERERERGFNQSTLLANALAPAWCVPVWDDVLRRTRSTAAQARLTPADRLRNVAGAFGVVESARPRLRGTHVVLVDDVVTTACTLNACAAALVDGGARIVSYVTFGRARS; translated from the coding sequence GTGGGCGGCCGTCGGAGGGCGCCCCGCGGGATCGTCCTGAGCGCGCCGGCCGCGCTCGCGGCCGCCGTCACGGACGCGTTCCTCGACCTGCTGCTGCCGCGCCATTGCGCGGCGTGCGGCCGCGCCGTCGAGCGTGGACGTGCGGAGCCCATCTGCGGCCGCTGCTGGGCCGCGCTGCCGCGCCTCGCCAATCCACAGTGCGAGCGCTGCGGGCATCCCACCCGCGTGCGCGACCTGCCCGCGGCCGCGCAGCCACGCCGCTGCCGCTGGTGCGACCTGCTGCCGCCGTACGTGCGCGCGGTGCGCTCGGTCTGCTGGGTGCCCGAGGGCGCGGGCGGCGCGCTCGTGCACGCGTGCAAGTACGAGGACTGGCCCGCCGTCGCGACCGGGATGGCGCGCCGCATGGCGGCGCTCGAGTGGCCGCGCGACGTGGGCGACGAGCGCGCGGCGCTGGTGCCCGTGCCGCTCGCGCGCGAGCGCGAGCGGGAGCGCGGCTTCAACCAGAGCACGCTCCTTGCGAACGCGCTCGCACCGGCGTGGTGCGTGCCCGTGTGGGACGACGTGCTGCGTCGCACGCGGTCCACCGCGGCGCAGGCGCGGTTGACACCGGCAGACCGTTTGCGCAACGTTGCCGGCGCCTTCGGGGTGGTGGAGTCGGCCCGTCCGAGGCTGCGCGGCACGCACGTCGTGCTGGTGGACGACGTGGTGACCACCGCGTGCACGCTCAACGCCTGCGCCGCCGCGCTCGTCGACGGCGGCGCGCGCATCGTCAGCTACGTGACCTTCGGCCGGGCACGGTCCTGA
- a CDS encoding DNA-directed RNA polymerase subunit omega → MQVFTPNEIAKHSANKYLAVLVAAKYARVLNEFPRVPGRTGEKKLTTRALEELSGGNIDYQVVPRRRAGEP, encoded by the coding sequence ATGCAGGTCTTCACGCCGAACGAGATCGCCAAGCACTCCGCCAACAAGTACCTCGCGGTGCTCGTGGCGGCGAAGTACGCGCGCGTCCTGAACGAGTTCCCGCGCGTCCCCGGCCGCACGGGCGAGAAGAAGCTGACGACGCGCGCGCTCGAGGAGCTGTCGGGCGGCAACATCGACTACCAGGTCGTGCCGCGTCGCCGCGCCGGCGAGCCGTAA
- a CDS encoding low molecular weight protein arginine phosphatase, producing MRILFVCTGNTCRSAMAEAIARRVVAERALSDVAVGSAGTGANPFPPGTPMPEFGASDGAILVSLEHGIDLAGHRARPLTRDLVDEADLVLAMGERHLARVAELGGSSKAHLLTSFASNGALAEGIEDPFGGDLTAYRVTFEQLEREIRATFDRLVPTGAAGDAG from the coding sequence ATGCGCATTCTCTTCGTCTGCACGGGCAACACCTGCCGCAGCGCGATGGCCGAGGCGATCGCGCGCCGCGTCGTGGCGGAGCGCGCGCTGAGCGACGTCGCGGTGGGCAGCGCGGGGACGGGCGCCAACCCGTTCCCACCCGGCACGCCGATGCCGGAGTTCGGCGCGTCCGACGGCGCGATCCTCGTCTCGCTGGAGCACGGCATCGACCTCGCGGGCCACCGCGCGCGCCCGCTGACGCGCGACCTCGTCGACGAGGCGGACCTCGTGCTGGCGATGGGCGAGCGGCACCTCGCGCGCGTCGCGGAGCTGGGCGGCTCGTCCAAGGCGCACCTGCTGACCTCCTTCGCCAGCAACGGTGCGCTGGCCGAGGGGATCGAGGATCCCTTCGGGGGCGACCTGACGGCGTACCGCGTGACGTTCGAGCAGCTGGAGCGCGAGATCCGCGCGACGTTCGACCGCCTGGTGCCGACCGGCGCCGCGGGCGACGCGGGCTGA
- the coaBC gene encoding bifunctional phosphopantothenoylcysteine decarboxylase/phosphopantothenate--cysteine ligase CoaBC, with the protein MRPFQGRRVLLGITGGIASYKAAWLARLLQQAGAEVDVVMTRAATEFVGAVTLEALTGRPVHTALIAAGHALDHIKIARAADVVVVAPCTADFLARAVHGHADDLLSACLLATSAPVLLVPAMNDRMWAHPQVQRNSAHAREIGYHVLDPDDGALAVGEGTGPGRMPEPETILAHVGRLLESDGALAGRRVLVTAGPTREAIDPVRYVTNHSSGRMGVALAAAAWRRSANVTLVAGPLQVPVPAGVRVVPVESTQQMHDAVAAELPEADALVMAAAPSDFRPANVASQKIKRGAGALSIELTPNDDILAGTRERRRDGAVIVGFALETTDLEANARRKLASKGLDLIVLNDATEPGAGFGVDTNRVTFLTPDGAVAPQALLPKGEVADAILDRVAALLAARGVR; encoded by the coding sequence ATGCGTCCGTTCCAGGGCCGCCGGGTCCTCCTCGGCATCACCGGCGGCATCGCCAGCTACAAGGCCGCGTGGCTGGCGCGCCTGCTCCAGCAGGCGGGCGCCGAGGTGGACGTGGTGATGACGCGCGCCGCGACCGAGTTCGTCGGCGCGGTGACGCTGGAGGCGCTGACCGGTCGCCCCGTGCACACGGCGCTCATCGCGGCGGGGCACGCGCTCGATCACATCAAGATCGCGCGTGCGGCCGACGTCGTCGTGGTCGCGCCGTGCACCGCGGACTTCCTCGCGCGCGCGGTGCACGGCCACGCCGACGATCTGCTGTCCGCGTGCCTGCTCGCGACCAGCGCCCCGGTGCTGCTCGTGCCGGCGATGAACGACCGCATGTGGGCGCATCCGCAGGTGCAGCGCAACAGCGCGCACGCGCGCGAGATCGGGTACCACGTGCTCGATCCGGACGACGGCGCGCTCGCGGTGGGCGAGGGGACCGGCCCGGGGCGCATGCCGGAGCCTGAGACGATCCTCGCGCACGTCGGCCGTCTGCTGGAATCCGACGGCGCGCTCGCGGGGCGGCGCGTGCTCGTCACCGCCGGGCCGACGCGCGAGGCGATCGATCCCGTGCGCTACGTGACGAACCACAGCAGCGGGCGCATGGGCGTCGCACTCGCCGCGGCCGCGTGGCGCCGCAGCGCGAACGTCACGCTCGTCGCCGGTCCGCTGCAGGTGCCGGTGCCGGCCGGCGTGCGCGTGGTGCCGGTCGAGAGCACGCAGCAGATGCACGACGCCGTCGCGGCCGAGCTGCCGGAGGCCGACGCGCTCGTGATGGCGGCGGCGCCGTCGGACTTCCGCCCCGCCAACGTCGCGTCGCAGAAGATCAAGCGCGGCGCCGGCGCGCTGAGCATCGAGCTGACGCCGAACGACGACATCCTCGCGGGCACGCGCGAGCGGCGGCGCGACGGCGCGGTGATCGTCGGCTTCGCGCTCGAGACGACGGACCTCGAGGCGAATGCGCGCCGGAAGCTCGCGTCCAAGGGCCTCGACCTGATCGTGCTGAACGACGCGACCGAGCCGGGCGCCGGCTTCGGCGTCGACACCAACCGCGTCACCTTCCTCACGCCCGACGGCGCCGTCGCGCCGCAGGCGCTGCTGCCGAAGGGCGAGGTCGCCGACGCGATCCTCGACCGCGTGGCCGCGCTGCTCGCGGCGCGCGGCGTGCGCTGA
- a CDS encoding L-threonylcarbamoyladenylate synthase, with translation MIAAPGAVPFWSPEEVAASLRGSQLHLEAGGVLAYPTETVYGFGTAIDHESVETLVRLKQRPPSKPFLLLIAGSHMLDRLGLHLPPAAARLAARHWPGPLTLVLPGGDRRVPRRLRGPEGGVAVRWTPHEGLTRLIGTLGDAITSTSANRPGVPPAMAASEIVAQWPDAVNRGILRVLDGGRIPPSAPSTVVDCTGRHPRVIRPGAIAAATLRESAPDLIGDC, from the coding sequence ATGATCGCGGCGCCGGGCGCGGTCCCGTTCTGGTCGCCCGAGGAGGTCGCGGCGTCGCTGCGCGGCTCGCAGCTGCACCTCGAGGCGGGCGGCGTGCTCGCCTACCCGACGGAGACCGTGTACGGCTTCGGCACGGCCATCGACCACGAGTCGGTCGAGACGCTCGTGCGGCTCAAGCAGCGGCCGCCCTCGAAGCCGTTCCTGCTGCTGATCGCCGGCAGCCACATGCTGGACCGGCTGGGACTCCACCTTCCGCCCGCCGCCGCGCGGCTGGCGGCGCGCCACTGGCCCGGCCCGCTGACGCTCGTGCTTCCCGGCGGCGACCGCCGAGTGCCGCGCCGGCTCCGCGGGCCCGAGGGTGGGGTCGCGGTCCGCTGGACGCCGCACGAGGGCCTCACGCGTCTGATCGGCACGCTGGGCGACGCGATCACCTCGACGAGCGCGAACCGGCCCGGCGTGCCCCCGGCGATGGCGGCGAGCGAGATCGTCGCGCAGTGGCCCGACGCCGTCAATCGCGGCATCTTGCGCGTGTTGGATGGGGGGCGGATCCCGCCATCGGCGCCGTCGACCGTCGTCGATTGCACGGGCCGGCATCCGCGCGTCATCCGTCCGGGCGCGATCGCCGCGGCCACGCTGCGCGAGAGCGCGCCGGACCTGATCGGGGACTGCTGA
- the ispD gene encoding 2-C-methyl-D-erythritol 4-phosphate cytidylyltransferase — translation MSDFDLPPSAPRRIVPPPAITSRPGAESRAASDVVRDVGVVIVAGGQGTRTGGTELKQFRWVAGKPMLLHSLQTFMARPDVHTVVVVLPRSHAADPPPWLFQCDIDRLLVSTGGRERAESVANGLEDIPDDVRTVLVHDAARPLVPDDLIERVVQEARRGHGAVPALPVVDTIKEVDESGRIVRTVERARLWRVQTPQGFPREMIEQAHAVARRDGIVATDDAGLCERLGFPVVVVPGSERAMKVTEEGDFARAEALFALPA, via the coding sequence GTGTCCGACTTCGACCTCCCGCCCTCCGCGCCGCGGCGCATCGTCCCGCCGCCGGCGATCACCAGCCGCCCGGGCGCCGAGTCGCGCGCGGCGTCCGACGTCGTGCGCGACGTCGGCGTCGTGATCGTCGCGGGCGGGCAGGGGACGCGCACCGGCGGCACGGAGCTCAAGCAGTTCCGCTGGGTCGCCGGCAAGCCGATGCTGCTGCACAGCCTGCAGACGTTCATGGCGCGGCCCGACGTGCACACGGTGGTCGTGGTGCTGCCACGGTCGCACGCCGCCGATCCGCCGCCGTGGCTCTTCCAGTGCGACATCGACCGGCTGCTCGTGTCCACCGGCGGCCGCGAGCGCGCGGAGAGCGTCGCCAACGGGCTGGAGGACATCCCCGACGACGTGCGCACGGTGCTCGTGCACGACGCCGCGCGGCCGCTGGTGCCGGACGACCTGATCGAGCGCGTGGTGCAGGAGGCGCGGCGCGGGCACGGCGCGGTGCCGGCGCTCCCGGTCGTCGACACCATCAAGGAGGTCGACGAGTCCGGGCGCATCGTGCGGACCGTGGAGCGCGCGCGTCTCTGGCGGGTGCAGACGCCGCAGGGCTTCCCGCGCGAGATGATCGAGCAGGCGCACGCGGTCGCGCGCCGCGACGGCATCGTCGCCACCGACGACGCTGGGCTGTGCGAGCGGCTCGGCTTTCCCGTCGTCGTGGTGCCCGGCAGCGAGCGCGCGATGAAGGTGACCGAGGAGGGCGACTTCGCGCGCGCCGAGGCCCTCTTCGCGCTGCCGGCATGA
- the radA gene encoding DNA repair protein RadA — protein MAKSKTVYRCTECGAEYSKWQGRCETCGEWNSLVEEVAAPKVAAKGAGSARRMGGSASLGEGGSVAVAPRLRDVSGSERERWTTGLDEFDFVLGGGIVPGSMVLVGGEPGIGKSTLLLQIAARLQQTGRNTLYVSGEESPLQVKLRADRLDEPAGDVALLSETLLETMIATGTASAPDLMIVDSIQTVFTQDLEGAPGNVGQVRECAARLMRFAKETGTATFVVGHVTKGGGIAGPKTLEHIVDTVLYFEGESTLDHRVLRATKNRFGSVDEIGVFRMTQGGLLAVENPSELFMGDRHDAASGSAVTALLEGTRPVLVEIQALAAKAGYGTPQRVATGYDGRRLALLLAVLDKRAGLNFSQLDVFLNVVGGMRLQEPAGDLAVAAALASSLYDRALPREAVFLGEVGLGGEIRPVSQTERRLAEAAKMGMTVAYVAERGVPKRPPAGIRAVGVRTVRDLFERVFS, from the coding sequence ATGGCCAAGTCGAAGACCGTCTACCGCTGCACCGAGTGCGGCGCTGAGTACTCCAAGTGGCAGGGTCGCTGCGAGACCTGCGGCGAGTGGAACTCGCTCGTCGAGGAGGTCGCGGCGCCCAAGGTCGCCGCTAAGGGCGCGGGCTCCGCGCGGCGCATGGGCGGCAGCGCGTCGCTGGGGGAGGGCGGGAGCGTCGCCGTCGCGCCGCGGCTGCGCGACGTCTCGGGCTCCGAGCGTGAGCGCTGGACCACGGGCCTCGACGAGTTCGACTTCGTCCTCGGCGGCGGGATCGTGCCCGGGTCGATGGTGCTCGTCGGCGGCGAGCCGGGTATCGGCAAGTCGACGCTGCTGCTCCAGATCGCGGCGCGGCTCCAGCAGACCGGGCGCAACACGCTCTACGTGTCCGGCGAGGAGTCGCCGCTGCAGGTGAAGCTGCGCGCCGACCGCCTGGACGAGCCGGCGGGCGACGTCGCGCTGCTGAGCGAGACGCTGCTGGAGACGATGATCGCGACGGGCACCGCGTCGGCGCCCGACCTGATGATCGTCGACTCGATCCAGACCGTCTTCACGCAGGACCTCGAGGGCGCGCCCGGAAACGTCGGCCAGGTGCGCGAATGCGCCGCGCGCCTCATGCGGTTCGCGAAGGAGACGGGCACCGCGACCTTCGTCGTCGGCCACGTCACCAAGGGCGGCGGGATCGCCGGGCCGAAGACGCTGGAGCACATCGTCGACACGGTGCTCTACTTCGAGGGGGAGAGCACGCTCGACCACCGCGTGCTGCGCGCGACCAAGAACCGCTTCGGCTCGGTCGACGAGATCGGCGTCTTCCGCATGACGCAGGGCGGGCTGCTCGCCGTCGAGAACCCGTCGGAGCTGTTCATGGGCGACCGGCACGACGCGGCCTCCGGCAGCGCGGTCACGGCGCTGCTCGAGGGCACGCGGCCCGTGCTGGTCGAGATCCAGGCGCTCGCCGCGAAGGCCGGCTACGGCACGCCGCAGCGCGTCGCGACCGGCTACGACGGGCGTCGTCTCGCGCTGCTCCTCGCGGTGCTCGACAAGCGCGCGGGGCTCAACTTCTCGCAGCTCGACGTCTTCCTGAACGTCGTCGGCGGCATGCGGCTGCAGGAGCCGGCGGGCGACCTCGCGGTCGCGGCGGCGCTCGCGTCCAGCCTCTACGACCGCGCCCTCCCGCGCGAGGCGGTCTTTCTGGGCGAGGTGGGCCTGGGCGGCGAGATCCGCCCGGTCTCGCAGACCGAGCGCCGGCTGGCCGAGGCGGCGAAGATGGGGATGACCGTGGCGTACGTGGCGGAGCGCGGGGTGCCGAAGCGGCCGCCCGCCGGGATCCGCGCCGTCGGCGTGCGCACCGTGCGCGACCTCTTCGAGCGCGTCTTCTCGTAA
- a CDS encoding uracil-DNA glycosylase, translated as MLDGMSIDEVLGVMGALRQPGAPLAKPASPMRPLGGDRPATPAAAADDDAAAPADHPRLRGEGEPGVQELPPRPGAQPAMEERGGLAREIDVAGAETGDWRAALRAAGLGSTVPTAPGAPATPPADAPRAAEPPPARPTARPAADAGRLITGSPYPGTDVPIGIVAGAELGLIGGEFDHLRDLDEIARTVHDCTRCPLYRTATHGVPGEGNPDADFVVVGEAPGADEDASGRPFVGASGQLLTKILGAINLAREDVFICNVVKHRPPGNRNPTPDEVEACSPYLARQLELVRPKVILTVGNFAAQTLLGTKLGIGKLREQVHLYRGVPLIATYHPAALLRNEAWKRPTWKDVQLARRILDRPAAAG; from the coding sequence GTGCTCGACGGCATGAGCATCGACGAGGTGCTGGGCGTCATGGGCGCGCTGCGGCAGCCCGGCGCGCCGCTCGCCAAGCCCGCGTCGCCCATGCGTCCCCTGGGCGGCGATCGCCCGGCGACGCCCGCCGCCGCGGCGGACGACGACGCGGCGGCACCCGCCGACCATCCGCGCCTGCGCGGCGAGGGCGAGCCGGGCGTGCAGGAGCTGCCGCCGCGCCCCGGCGCCCAGCCCGCGATGGAGGAGCGCGGCGGGCTCGCACGCGAGATCGACGTCGCGGGGGCCGAGACCGGCGACTGGCGCGCCGCCTTGCGTGCCGCGGGGCTGGGCAGCACGGTGCCGACGGCACCGGGCGCTCCCGCGACGCCGCCGGCCGATGCGCCACGCGCCGCGGAGCCGCCACCCGCTCGCCCGACCGCGCGCCCCGCCGCCGACGCGGGCCGCCTGATCACGGGCAGCCCCTACCCAGGGACCGACGTGCCGATCGGCATCGTCGCGGGCGCGGAGCTGGGGCTGATCGGCGGCGAGTTCGACCATCTGCGCGACCTCGACGAGATCGCCCGGACGGTCCACGACTGCACCCGCTGCCCCCTCTACAGGACCGCCACGCACGGGGTCCCCGGCGAGGGTAACCCCGACGCGGACTTCGTCGTCGTGGGAGAGGCGCCGGGTGCCGACGAGGACGCCTCCGGACGCCCCTTCGTGGGGGCGTCGGGACAGCTTCTTACCAAGATCCTGGGCGCGATTAACTTGGCCCGGGAGGACGTCTTCATCTGCAACGTGGTGAAGCACCGTCCGCCGGGAAACCGGAACCCCACCCCCGACGAGGTCGAGGCCTGCAGTCCCTACCTCGCCCGTCAACTCGAGCTGGTGCGCCCGAAGGTCATCCTCACCGTGGGGAACTTCGCCGCGCAGACGCTCCTCGGCACGAAGCTCGGCATCGGCAAGCTGCGCGAGCAGGTGCACCTCTATCGCGGGGTGCCGCTGATCGCGACCTACCATCCCGCCGCGCTCCTGCGCAACGAAGCCTGGAAGCGTCCAACCTGGAAAGATGTCCAGCTTGCCCGTCGAATTCTCGATCGCCCCGCCGCCGCGGGTTGA
- a CDS encoding shikimate dehydrogenase family protein → MPATLAPPSAAQPDVPSAIGQLVLLGHPVAHSLSPRFQNAALRAAGIPLTYRAADVAPHALPGVLDALVAARAAGNVTLPHKEAVAARCDLRTPLAARVGAVNTYWCTLDGALWGDNTDVAGVDASVRQLFGGRVPAGQRVALLGAGGSAAAVLAAAESWPDARVRVWSRTRERADALTQRFPAVAHAVDALADALDRATLVVNATPLGIRPDDVLPAPPAALGTDAAVLDLVYRPGETRWVHAVRASGRRAIDGLPMLIAQGAASFVRWFGVAPDTEAMWAAVGGRPAGSS, encoded by the coding sequence ATGCCCGCCACGCTCGCACCGCCAAGCGCCGCCCAGCCCGACGTCCCGAGCGCGATCGGCCAGCTCGTCCTCCTCGGCCACCCGGTCGCGCACTCGCTCTCGCCGCGCTTCCAGAACGCGGCGCTGCGCGCGGCCGGCATCCCGCTGACCTACCGGGCCGCGGACGTCGCGCCCCACGCGCTGCCCGGCGTGCTCGACGCGCTGGTCGCAGCGCGCGCGGCGGGGAACGTGACGCTCCCGCACAAGGAGGCCGTGGCCGCACGCTGCGACCTGCGCACGCCGCTCGCGGCGCGCGTCGGCGCGGTGAACACCTACTGGTGCACGCTCGACGGCGCGCTCTGGGGCGACAACACCGACGTCGCGGGCGTCGATGCATCGGTGCGGCAGCTGTTCGGCGGGCGGGTGCCGGCCGGTCAGCGCGTCGCGCTGCTGGGCGCCGGCGGATCCGCGGCCGCGGTGCTCGCGGCGGCGGAGTCGTGGCCGGACGCGCGCGTACGCGTGTGGTCGCGCACCCGCGAGCGCGCCGACGCGCTGACGCAGCGCTTTCCCGCGGTCGCGCACGCGGTCGACGCGCTCGCCGATGCGCTCGACCGGGCGACGCTGGTGGTAAACGCGACGCCGCTGGGCATCCGCCCCGACGACGTGCTCCCCGCGCCGCCCGCCGCGCTCGGCACGGACGCCGCCGTGCTCGACCTCGTGTACCGCCCCGGCGAGACCCGGTGGGTGCACGCGGTGCGCGCGAGCGGGCGCCGCGCGATCGACGGACTGCCGATGCTCATCGCGCAGGGTGCGGCGTCGTTCGTCCGCTGGTTCGGCGTCGCGCCCGACACCGAGGCGATGTGGGCGGCCGTCGGAGGGCGCCCCGCGGGATCGTCCTGA